One Phaseolus vulgaris cultivar G19833 chromosome 11, P. vulgaris v2.0, whole genome shotgun sequence genomic window carries:
- the LOC137837988 gene encoding uncharacterized protein, which produces MAEDLPSIVSKAVKDALKKLQDENSALKEANLITRAEAEKLSCNLLMIELEHSRLEDSMDVELRSTRKEAFDLRQKLHLQVQEKIDLESKLVPYRLKVADLEAAKKADATKMENLEKRSADREVLLGKVEKERDDAIAELAKAREEARKIAAELAQAWDEGKKATEDLARAREETEELKKQTQELEQSTAQVHTAGFDAALEQVACQYPELDLSMVSICNEVVDGKIVPSKD; this is translated from the coding sequence atggcggaggatcttCCCTCCATAGTATCAAAAGCTGTGAAGGACGCACtcaagaagctccaagatgagaaCTCCGCGCTGAAGGAGGCGAATCTGATTACAAGGGCTGAGGCTGAAAAGCTTTCGTGCAACCTGCTGATGATCGAGCTCGAGCACTCAAGGCTGGAGGATTCCATGGACGTGGAGCTAAGAAGCACGCGCAAGGAGGCCTTCGACctgcgccagaaactgcacctccaagtCCAAGAGAAGATCGACTTGGAAAGCAAACTTGTCCCTTACAGGCTCAAGGTCGCGGACTTGGAGGCTGCAAAGAAGGCGGATGCGACCAAGATGGAAAACCTTGAGAAaaggtcagcagatcgggaggtgCTCCTTGGGAAGGTTGAAAAGGAGAGGGACGATGCCATTGCTGAGCTCGCCAAAGCTCGAGAGGAGGCCAGGAAGATTGCTGCGGAGTTGGCCCAGGCTTGGGACGAAGGCAAAAAGGCTACTGAAGACCTTGCTCGAGCTCGCGAAGAAAccgaagagctgaagaaacaaacacaagagctcgagcaaagcaCCGCCCAAGTCCACACcgccgggttcgacgccgctCTGGAGCAGGTTGCATGCCAataccccgagctcgacctctctATGGTGTCAATCTGCAACGAGGTGGTAGATGGGAAGATCGTACCCTCTAAAGACTAG